From Deltaproteobacteria bacterium, one genomic window encodes:
- the mqnE gene encoding aminofutalosine synthase MqnE has protein sequence MDSRMKAISDKVRAGERITESDALYLFQSEDIFSIGEMASLANEKKNGNNSYFIINRHINPTNICVNRCKFCAFSKNREEDLAYEMTLDEVVARTKEAVLQGATEIHLVGGLHPDWPFERYIEMLRAIKQVSRAMHIQGFTAVEIDYFSRISGYGIGEVLERLIDAGLGSLPGGGAEIFSPTVREKICPEKISGERWLHVMESAHKRGLHSNATMLYGHVEDFAHRVHHLELLRRAQDKTGMFQAFIPLAFHPKNTEISKGFTSGIDDLKTLSIARIYLDNFDHIKAFWIMLGEKIAQLSLIFGVDDIDGTVVEEKITHAAGAKTSEELAVSEIVGLIKQAGRTPVQRDTLYNVVKVWN, from the coding sequence ATGGATTCAAGGATGAAAGCGATCTCAGATAAGGTACGTGCCGGAGAGAGGATAACGGAGTCCGATGCGTTGTACCTCTTCCAGTCAGAGGATATCTTTTCGATAGGGGAAATGGCCTCCCTGGCAAACGAGAAAAAGAACGGGAATAATTCCTACTTCATCATCAACAGGCACATCAACCCCACGAATATCTGTGTGAACAGGTGCAAATTCTGTGCTTTCAGCAAGAACAGGGAGGAGGACCTCGCCTACGAGATGACCCTCGATGAGGTGGTTGCCAGGACGAAGGAGGCCGTTTTACAGGGAGCGACGGAGATCCACCTCGTGGGGGGGCTTCATCCTGATTGGCCTTTTGAAAGATATATAGAAATGCTCAGGGCGATAAAGCAGGTGTCGCGGGCCATGCATATACAGGGTTTCACGGCCGTTGAGATAGATTACTTTTCTCGGATTTCGGGTTATGGCATAGGGGAGGTTCTCGAACGGCTCATCGATGCAGGCCTCGGCAGCCTTCCGGGCGGGGGAGCAGAAATATTTTCCCCCACGGTGAGAGAAAAGATCTGTCCCGAGAAGATTTCCGGTGAACGGTGGCTTCACGTCATGGAGAGCGCCCACAAACGGGGGCTGCATTCAAACGCCACTATGCTCTACGGTCACGTAGAGGACTTTGCCCACCGGGTTCACCATTTGGAGCTTTTGCGCCGGGCTCAGGACAAAACGGGCATGTTCCAGGCCTTCATCCCCCTGGCGTTTCACCCGAAGAACACGGAAATCTCCAAGGGATTCACATCGGGCATCGATGATCTGAAAACCCTATCAATTGCAAGGATTTACCTGGACAACTTCGACCACATCAAGGCATTCTGGATAATGCTGGGAGAAAAAATTGCCCAGCTCTCCCTCATTTTCGGTGTCGATGACATCGACGGCACCGTGGTGGAGGAGAAAATCACCCACGCGGCGGGGGCGAAGACATCGGAAGAGCTCGCGGTGTCGGAAATCGTGGGCCTGATAAAACAGGCGGGAAGAACGCCGGTGCAGAGGGATACTCTCTACAACGTGGTGAAGGTGTGGAATTGA
- the mqnC gene encoding dehypoxanthine futalosine cyclase: MELIDAILSRAVSGKRISDPEWKKLWDGASLFDLGRAAHQLRLARTDPRTVTFIIDRNINYTNECVSGCAFCAFFQKPGSKGGYVLSHEELYDKVKEAKELGATQILLQGGLHPGLDLAFFTGMLRFIKEHFDINIHGFSPPEVLHIARKADRSVEDTLAVLADAGLDSIPGGGAEILDDRVRGRISPHKISASGWIDVMRKAHGLGLPTTATMMFGSIEESEHILNHLRLLRELQDETGGFTAFIPWCFQPKNTKLSGSSDFAGREDTFLRGVPGYLRVLVLSRIYLDNFQNFQVSWVTMGLKVAQIALFFGANDFGSLMIEENVVRAAGVSYHSEIGDILGAIRGAGFHPAVRNTTYRILYSC; encoded by the coding sequence GTGGAATTGATAGATGCGATCCTTTCCAGGGCTGTTTCGGGGAAGAGAATTTCCGACCCCGAGTGGAAGAAGCTATGGGATGGAGCCTCTCTCTTCGATCTGGGGAGGGCAGCCCACCAGCTCCGTCTCGCCAGGACTGACCCCCGGACGGTAACCTTCATCATAGACAGGAACATCAATTACACGAACGAATGTGTTTCCGGCTGTGCCTTCTGTGCGTTTTTCCAGAAACCCGGCTCGAAGGGGGGATACGTTCTCTCCCATGAGGAGCTCTATGACAAGGTGAAGGAGGCGAAAGAGCTGGGCGCCACCCAGATTCTTCTGCAGGGAGGGCTTCATCCGGGTCTTGACCTTGCCTTTTTCACGGGGATGCTCCGGTTTATCAAAGAGCACTTCGACATCAACATACACGGATTTTCACCTCCCGAGGTCCTGCACATCGCCCGCAAAGCAGACAGGTCTGTTGAAGATACACTCGCGGTGCTCGCCGATGCGGGCCTCGATTCCATTCCCGGCGGGGGCGCCGAAATTCTCGACGACCGTGTGAGGGGGAGGATAAGCCCGCACAAGATATCCGCATCGGGATGGATCGATGTCATGCGCAAGGCCCATGGCCTGGGGCTTCCCACCACGGCCACGATGATGTTCGGCAGTATCGAGGAGAGCGAGCACATCCTGAATCACCTGAGGCTCCTGAGAGAGCTTCAGGATGAGACAGGCGGGTTTACCGCGTTCATCCCCTGGTGCTTCCAGCCAAAAAACACCAAACTGTCAGGCTCTTCCGATTTCGCCGGACGAGAGGACACCTTCCTGCGCGGCGTTCCCGGGTACCTGAGGGTCCTGGTCCTCTCGCGGATATATCTTGATAATTTTCAAAATTTCCAGGTATCGTGGGTAACCATGGGGCTCAAGGTGGCCCAGATAGCGCTCTTTTTCGGCGCCAACGATTTCGGTTCGCTCATGATAGAGGAGAACGTGGTCCGCGCCGCCGGGGTAAGCTATCACAGCGAGATCGGAGACATTCTGGGCGCCATCCGGGGAGCGGGCTTTCATCCAGCAGTCAGAAACACGACGTACAGGATTCTTTATTCCTGTTGA
- a CDS encoding diguanylate cyclase: MAWHEKLKARLLVPIFIVLFVSMVATLSWLYFVGRERLLERAGKETALVSEVIKAGIRNQMMGKSPDVIQETVRLIQQEAGLREVSIVTKKGVVAYSSREDRVGKKMGQQSSTCMICHGSTGQAEKHTIVMKEESGERIFRSVSPIENQIQCRSCHGRDGNLLGVLIVDQHIGSILPDIKGVQKSLVAFGLITVVVIGGILFLIVETQVVRPLRMIMEGAKKIRAGNLDTRIDLNVRGEMSELGGVFNSMVEGIGERIGEIEEKNFELVTLYSMLERITRTINLSELRRIVLDIIMEMLHGVEYGVIVIRLADEERVELYSRRVHDERTVDIAFDPDDAEAYRTSISPAFMKMWLAGGLTEGISTDGESGLLLPLVVRERSLGFLYALKEKGGKFTERERAFMHALVSHISVSLANSRLYTIAITDELTGAFTIRYFQQALEDEVEKCQRYGQKVSLLMIDLDDFKSVNDGYGHPAGDRTLRDFCGLARDAIRDADVLCRYGGEEFAVILPETDSKTAMVIAERIRRRTQERAFAFEGNDIRVTVSVGVACCPGDGANVGDLVSASERALSRAKEEGKNRVVSW, encoded by the coding sequence GTGGCCTGGCACGAGAAATTGAAGGCGAGATTGCTGGTTCCCATATTCATCGTGCTTTTCGTGTCGATGGTTGCAACCCTCTCTTGGCTCTACTTTGTGGGGAGGGAACGGCTGCTCGAAAGAGCGGGCAAGGAAACGGCTCTGGTGAGTGAGGTCATAAAGGCCGGTATCCGGAATCAGATGATGGGAAAGTCGCCCGATGTGATCCAGGAGACCGTTCGCCTCATCCAGCAAGAAGCGGGGCTCAGGGAAGTTTCGATCGTAACGAAAAAGGGGGTCGTTGCCTACTCTTCCCGTGAGGACCGGGTGGGAAAAAAGATGGGGCAGCAAAGCAGCACATGCATGATATGCCATGGAAGCACGGGCCAGGCGGAAAAACACACGATTGTCATGAAGGAGGAGAGCGGTGAAAGGATATTCCGCTCCGTCAGTCCGATCGAGAACCAGATACAGTGCCGCAGCTGTCACGGGCGCGATGGAAATCTCCTCGGTGTCCTGATCGTCGATCAACACATAGGGAGTATCCTTCCCGACATAAAGGGTGTCCAGAAGTCCCTGGTTGCCTTCGGGTTAATAACGGTCGTCGTCATCGGGGGAATCCTTTTTCTAATCGTAGAAACCCAGGTGGTGAGGCCGCTCAGGATGATCATGGAGGGTGCGAAAAAAATCAGGGCCGGGAACCTCGATACGAGAATAGATCTGAACGTGCGGGGAGAGATGAGCGAGCTGGGTGGAGTCTTCAACTCCATGGTGGAGGGCATCGGGGAACGGATCGGGGAGATCGAGGAAAAAAATTTCGAGCTTGTCACGCTCTATTCGATGCTGGAGCGCATCACCAGGACCATCAATTTGAGCGAACTTCGAAGAATCGTCCTGGATATCATCATGGAGATGTTACACGGCGTGGAATACGGCGTCATCGTTATCCGGCTCGCCGATGAAGAGAGAGTCGAGCTGTATTCCCGGAGGGTCCATGACGAAAGGACAGTGGACATCGCATTCGATCCCGACGACGCAGAGGCATACCGGACTTCCATAAGCCCCGCCTTCATGAAGATGTGGCTCGCGGGGGGGCTTACGGAAGGCATATCCACCGATGGAGAAAGCGGCCTGCTGTTGCCCCTCGTTGTCAGGGAGAGGAGCCTGGGATTTCTCTATGCTCTAAAGGAGAAGGGCGGAAAGTTCACCGAAAGGGAGCGGGCATTCATGCACGCCCTGGTCTCTCATATTTCCGTGTCCCTTGCAAATTCCCGGCTCTACACGATTGCGATCACCGACGAGCTGACGGGAGCGTTCACCATAAGGTATTTCCAGCAGGCCCTCGAAGACGAGGTGGAAAAATGTCAGCGGTACGGGCAGAAGGTCTCTCTCCTCATGATCGACCTGGATGATTTCAAATCGGTCAATGACGGATACGGACATCCGGCGGGAGACAGGACGCTCAGGGATTTTTGCGGGCTCGCACGCGATGCAATCAGGGATGCGGACGTCCTGTGCAGGTACGGCGGGGAGGAGTTTGCCGTCATCCTCCCGGAGACGGACAGCAAAACTGCGATGGTCATTGCCGAGAGGATACGCCGGCGAACACAGGAGAGGGCTTTCGCTTTTGAGGGCAATGATATCAGGGTTACCGTCAGCGTGGGCGTGGCCTGCTGTCCCGGAGATGGCGCAAACGTCGGGGATCTTGTAAGTGCATCAGAAAGAGCGCTTTCCAGGGCGAAGGAAGAGGGTAAGAACAGGGTTGTGTCCTGGTAA